ttttctcttacgttttattacgtttcatttgtttgacctttttcgctaaaacctttttttaaacaaaatccaaaaaatgcaagtattaaaaataagccagttaagtagaaaattgattcatcaatcgtataaaaatatgtgggcatggctaaatgttctatatagctgggaatattcgacggaataaagaattgagcaattggaacGATACTCGTTTGCTTATTCTACTGTTGTATGAACAAAAGTGCCTTGTGCGTATGCCTATAGTGGCTGCTGTAAGTCCTGATGTCACAGGGCACTCCCCAAAAACAGCCGCTGTTCCACGGCAATTCCGTGCTTTCCACCTTTTTCTTCCACCAGCGGCTCCCTTGTCGCGGTTGTGGCCCACTACTCCGCCCTGCCTCAGCCCCCAGAAGACGAaaaatgaagaagaagaacagacCTGGACTGAGAATGGGGGTGGAAAAGCTGTTCGTGTGAAAACTGCATCTGGACACCGGCGTCTTCAGGGTTCTGGTGTCTAGTGCGATGGAAAGACCGACAAGGTCGCGTTTGCCGTGTGGAATGGTGCCTGTTCTCGCGCCAGGAGCACATTAGCCGCACCTCGATCGAGTACAGCGAGGGTAACCCTTCAAGGATGTGGGCGATGCTCACGCCCTGGACGTGTCGGTGGCGGAGCGGTGCATCTACTGGGCTGACCAGAAGACCAAGTGCATCTTCCGTGCCTTTCTCAATGGCTCCTATGTGCAGCAGAACGGAAATGCCCTATCTGGAGGTGGCGTGGCTCTTCGATGGATTGGGACTTTCGCCagatattatatacatatagtaaaTCTTGCCAGATTGCCGCGTACCTTGATTAATTGGCGGATAAGGTTATGGGTACTTTCAAAATCCCAAAAAATGCTCTGCCCGAAATCCAAATCCAATCTCTGATCGCTTGGTTATCGGTACTGATTGTTCGGTGACTAAAAATAGTGCGAAACGAGACACAGAAAACTacacaaaaactaaaataaatgGCGCAATGAATGAAAACCAGCCCCAGTTTCAGTTCCCGCACTAGCCTCAGATATGACTAACTAATCTTTATTGGGGATCGATCGGACTGAACTGAAACGGAGTGGACGGACGGTCTGGCGATTCGATCGCTCTTCTTCTatacatctctctctctctctctcgccgtGGAGGCTTTTGCAGACAAGGGCCAAGGAGCTTATGAGGCAATCCATATCCCAATCGAGTCGGAGCCACTCCATCGATGCAATAAATTTCCTATCTGTCTGATAGTTTCCGTATTACCGAGTACAGCCCAAGGTCTTGGGCTGTTACAACACCATTGACGTCTGCTCGTTGAGCTAAAATCAAATCGCTTTTCGAATGCTTCGCAATCTGAAAAACCCATCGATTCTAATCAAGTGCAATTCATCGATGTAATCTTCTGTCCGTTCCTGTACCTGATTACGGGAAACAACTTGTTTTGTGCCTTATCGTAGACGATGTAATACCCTTCAACAAAGTGTTGAATGTTTCAGCTTGTGAAAGCTGAATCATCTTTCTCAAAGAACTACAGTAAACTGTAGGGATTCCAAACAGTTCTGCTAACTGACTTTCGCGTCAAAAAAAAAGGTCCTTTTACCAGGAGTTACTAATTCGTAACTCCCAGAGCTTTGAAGTTCCTTTGAGAAACAGAAGCCATGATCTCTCTCTTGtgatctccatctccatttaaATCCCAATACGATCCTCCGAAGATCCTTTGCTCCTAAAGTTCCTTTGAGAAACAGAAGCCAAGATCTCTTTCTTGTGATCTCCATGTCAATTTAAATCCCAATACGATCCCCCGAAGATCCCACATCATTAACATAAATTGCAAAAGAAACAAGTAGAAATTGCTCTACATATAAGCAAATGTGGAGACTGCTGACGACTGAGGCTCTCTTATCGATGATTCCCGATGGGGAACGGTGGGGTTTGGTTGTGTggcgtgtgtttgtttgttattcGAGTGCCAGTGGGGCTGATGATCGGTCGGGCAGTCGGGCAGTCGTGCCAGTCCGTTTGGGTCGTATGTTGCTATTGCAGGGCACCTTTATCGCTCTAACAGCACAAcaaaaccagcaacaacaacaacaacaaacacaacgGCAAAGTGGGCACGAGAATCGGACTCAAATCTCTCACGAAACCAAATCAAAATTATGGAATTATCTAAGAATGCTATTTGCGAATTTAGAAAAAGGAAATGCTCGGCTCAGAGCTCCTCACATTCATCGTTCGAAGGTGGGCGCGACAGTTACTCGCgacattaaatattaaatatctgatccgatccgattAATTTGCTGTAACCATTGTACCACAGGTGGAAGAACCTCAGttgtctccctctctttctctctgtgtttttttgtattatttgtttttgttttgtgcgaCTTAAACATCGATCGACATGCAGCTGAACGATCATTATCGCAAGATCATGAAGATACTGATCTTTGCATTCCTGTGCACCGAGATGCAGACGAGTAAGTGCCACGATCGATATTCTACGATCCGATCGTTCGTATTCAATCGACACCTGATATCAACAAGTTTCAATGTTCGAAGGAAATCAGTTATCAAATCCGTTTGATTAGGATAGGATTAGCAGGAGATACTAATCTAAACAAAATAGTTTGTGAGATCAACATCGAATAGTAAGTCCGTGAGACCCAGCAAGAGCTCGAATCAAAATAGAATAGAAGATAGAATTTATAGATGGGTAGATGGATAATGCATCGCTTCAGTTCAGACATTAAGCGGGTTCAAATATactcagagaaaaatggcatagtCAAAAGAAACACGAGTATTTCGCTGAGTGTATCGAAGGGTATGGATATTGTATCGCTTGAGTTCAGGCCTTAAACAGCTGTAATTATTGATTGGATCTAAACTGAATACTCCCTCCACAAACCAAAACCATGATCTCATGGAAAACACTATACTAAACCAATaccttattttttttggaggACTGAACCCCACGATTATCCAAAGTGATCAATTGCTGAATGAGCCATGGCGTGCTAAAGCtcaagtgtgtgtgttcccGGCAGTGCTGTAGGAACGGAACGTAGTAGCTGTCATATCTACCTACGACGCTGGGTATGATACCTGCTGGGTGGTGAAGTGGGGTGGAGTAGGAAAATGAGTGGCCTGATCGTGCCGCTCCGTAGTATGGCCGGGCGCGTGTGCACTCGACCGTCCGCCAGTCGCGCAGTATCGATATTACTGTCCAAGCAGACCATTGACCATTCGACTACGCTGCCCTCTGATAACGATGATAAGAGGGGAATCCGattcgttccgttccgcttTCGTCTGTTTTGCCACTCcgatgccgttgccgttgccgttgccaacTGCATTTGGCAGTAAGTGGCTGACTGTTTCCAAGGGGGGGATCCGGATTCGATCGAATCGTTCGTTTTCTTATCACATCCTCCTCGTTAACCTTCACCCCGAATCCACTAACCTTCTAGCGTTCACGCATCGCGATCTGGCCAAGAAGCGCAGCATTGGAATGGCCCCAACCGGGGGAGCTCTGACAGAGGGAAGAAGTGTCGCCGCTTGGTCACAGGTGGCCTCATACCAGGCATCCATCCGTCTGCTGGCCCACGAGCGTGACTACTTTGGCAAGGGACACATCTGCTCGGGGGCCCTGGTGGCGCCCTCGGTGGTGCTCACGGTGAGCAGCTGCCTCTACAGGTGAGTGCAGGGCCAGGAGTCCTGTCAGAGGAGATCCCGACTGATTTCTTTGATATTTTAGCCATGCACGTAGGAAGCACTATCATCCGGCGGAGCTGCGCGTCATACTTGGCAATCCTCAGCGCTTTGCACCCAACGATCAGGGACTCACCATGGGGGTGACGCATGTCCACCAGCCACCGAAGGATCTGGCCCTGGCCATACTCATGTTGGAGCGGGATATACCAGTGGATCATCCCCAGGTCCAGCCCGTTCTGCTGCCCCATCCAGAGCAGCCATCCAGTTCGCTGTCGGAAACCTCCCTGCAGATCAGCACTTGGGGCTACGATGGACACAGCCGCGAGCTACACGACCTGCTCACCCTGAATGCCACGCAAATGTCCTGCCAGCAGTCGCGGGCACAGCCACAACCTCAGTCCCAGAGAATCTGCGTCCAGGCTGAGACTATGACATCGTTCGGAGGACAGCTCTTCATGGATGCTGGGGCCACGCTAACGGATCGAAATCAACTGCTGGGACTGTGCAGTGCGGACGGTGGTGGCTTCGTGGACGTGGCCAGCCATGTGGAGTGGATCCTCACGCAAATAGGCGATGGCTCCAATCAGAACAGCTCCTTCTGGGGCGTCCTTTTGGTCCTCGCCTTCACAGTGTATGTACTGACAGTGAGTCGAAAGTCCCTGCTCGCATAGGATTAGGATTTATTCCTTATTGGAAGttacacacatatatagatatatatacagatGATTCTGCCTAGGACTTAGACAGATGAACGTTGAATGTGATAATCTCGAGTAATAATAcattaacaaataaatatacatattgtaAATAAGATGGAACCCATCCTAATCCAACAAAGCTCTGACCAGTTTGCACTCTCCTTCTGCGCCCTCTgcagcttctcctcctccgcaTAGCAGCATCAAAGGTGCTTCCGTTTGTTGCAAGTCCTCGCCGGATTGCACCAACGGAATGGACCACTGCAGGCCGTCTCCCTTGTGGCCGTAGGAGTGCTGTAGCCATCCACCCACCTGGCCGTAGGTGAACAAGTAGAAAGGCTTCGACTCTGGCTGTGTGAGCACCAGCAGGTAACGA
The sequence above is a segment of the Drosophila pseudoobscura strain MV-25-SWS-2005 chromosome X, UCI_Dpse_MV25, whole genome shotgun sequence genome. Coding sequences within it:
- the LOC6901463 gene encoding uncharacterized protein isoform X2 translates to MQLNDHYRKIMKILIFAFLCTEMQTTFTHRDLAKKRSIGMAPTGGALTEGRSVAAWSQVASYQASIRLLAHERDYFGKGHICSGALVAPSVVLTVSSCLYSHARRKHYHPAELRVILGNPQRFAPNDQGLTMGVTHVHQPPKDLALAILMLERDIPVDHPQVQPVLLPHPEQPSSSLSETSLQISTWGYDGHSRELHDLLTLNATQMSCQQSRAQPQPQSQRICVQAETMTSFGGQLFMDAGATLTDRNQLLGLCSADGGGFVDVASHVEWILTQIGDGSNQNSSFWGVLLVLAFTVYVLTVSRKSLLA
- the LOC6901463 gene encoding uncharacterized protein isoform X1 is translated as MIRGESDSFRSAFVCFATPMPLPLPLPTAFGSKWLTVSKGGIRIRSNPFTHRDLAKKRSIGMAPTGGALTEGRSVAAWSQVASYQASIRLLAHERDYFGKGHICSGALVAPSVVLTVSSCLYSHARRKHYHPAELRVILGNPQRFAPNDQGLTMGVTHVHQPPKDLALAILMLERDIPVDHPQVQPVLLPHPEQPSSSLSETSLQISTWGYDGHSRELHDLLTLNATQMSCQQSRAQPQPQSQRICVQAETMTSFGGQLFMDAGATLTDRNQLLGLCSADGGGFVDVASHVEWILTQIGDGSNQNSSFWGVLLVLAFTVYVLTVSRKSLLA